The proteins below come from a single Burkholderia contaminans genomic window:
- a CDS encoding porin has product MKTKTRNGLLAAGACCALAAPGAHAQSSVTLYGIIDTGVEYVSHANAAGDHVVRMPGVTGELPSRWGLRGTEDLGGGYQAVFTLESGFNVRGGDLGQGGRLFGRQAFVGLKSGFGTLAFGRQYTMTYLALQGADIIGPDIYGLGSFDAYVPNGRADNAVTYVGAYRGVTFGAAYSFGRDGAGTGNSPGQGTCAGQVPGDAVQCRNWSVMLKYDSAYFGAAASYEEQRGGTGAAANFFDGVAPVPFTSSGGKDARAHVSAYAQAAGAKIGAGWIGRRVSTGSPAAPGAHSDLFFVGASYAVKPDFVVDGEGYRIVNSAHDTRATMATLRATYLLTKRTAVYAQSSYLWNSAHARYSVSGGGPGTTPGEGMGQLGAMVGVRHMF; this is encoded by the coding sequence ATGAAGACGAAGACAAGGAACGGCCTGCTGGCCGCCGGCGCGTGCTGCGCGCTCGCCGCGCCCGGTGCGCATGCGCAGTCGAGCGTGACGCTATACGGGATCATCGATACGGGCGTCGAATACGTGTCGCACGCGAACGCGGCAGGCGACCACGTCGTGCGCATGCCGGGCGTGACGGGCGAACTGCCGTCGCGCTGGGGGCTGCGCGGCACCGAGGATCTCGGCGGCGGCTATCAGGCGGTGTTCACGCTCGAAAGCGGCTTCAACGTGCGCGGCGGCGATCTCGGGCAGGGCGGCCGGCTGTTCGGGCGGCAGGCGTTCGTCGGGCTGAAGAGCGGCTTCGGCACGCTCGCGTTCGGGCGCCAGTACACGATGACCTATCTCGCGCTGCAGGGCGCGGACATCATCGGCCCCGACATCTACGGGCTCGGCTCGTTCGACGCGTACGTGCCGAATGGCCGCGCCGACAACGCGGTGACCTACGTCGGCGCGTATCGCGGCGTGACGTTCGGCGCCGCGTATTCGTTCGGACGCGACGGCGCGGGCACCGGCAACTCGCCGGGCCAGGGCACGTGCGCGGGGCAGGTGCCGGGCGACGCGGTGCAGTGCCGCAACTGGTCGGTGATGCTCAAGTACGACAGCGCGTACTTCGGTGCGGCGGCGTCATACGAGGAACAGCGCGGCGGCACCGGCGCGGCCGCGAACTTCTTCGACGGCGTGGCGCCCGTTCCCTTCACCAGCAGCGGCGGCAAGGACGCGCGCGCTCACGTGAGCGCGTATGCGCAGGCGGCCGGCGCAAAGATCGGCGCGGGCTGGATCGGGCGGCGCGTGTCGACCGGTTCGCCGGCCGCGCCCGGCGCGCATTCGGACCTGTTCTTCGTCGGCGCGTCGTATGCGGTGAAGCCCGATTTCGTCGTCGACGGCGAAGGCTACCGGATCGTCAACAGCGCGCACGACACGCGCGCGACGATGGCCACGCTGCGCGCGACCTATCTGCTGACCAAGCGCACGGCCGTCTATGCGCAATCGTCGTATCTGTGGAACAGCGCGCATGCGCGCTACTCCGTCAGCGGCGGCGGGCCCGGCACGACACCCGGCGAAGGGATGGGGCAGCTCGGCGCGATGGTCGGCGTGCGGCACATGTTCTGA
- the mhpT gene encoding 3-(3-hydroxy-phenyl)propionate transporter MhpT, translating to MNTYVAEKPTVATTLALCFAIALLEGLDLQSVGVAAPRMAREFGLSVSQMGIAFSAGTFGLLPGAMLGGRLADRIGRKRVLIASVVLFGLLSIATAQVSTFAMLVVVRVLTGIGLGGAMPNLIALSSEAVEPRSRSSAVATMYCGIPFGGVIASLIGVLLAGDTEWRHIFYVGGVGPLLLVPLLVWFLPESRAYLDVAGTQAARTSVARTLFGDGRTTSTVALWVSYFCTLIVLYFLLNWLPSLMASRGLDRAHVGLVQIAFNVGAGLGALGIGAALDRMRASRVVGGMYIGIVLSLAALAAAPGFASLAAAAFAAGMFVVGGQSVLYALAAIYYPTAMRGTGVGAAVAVGRLGSVVGPLAAATLLAAGRSAPVVIGASIPVTLVAAFAAFVLIRRPQAGD from the coding sequence ATGAACACTTACGTTGCCGAAAAACCCACGGTCGCGACCACGCTCGCGCTGTGTTTCGCGATTGCTCTCCTCGAGGGGCTCGACCTGCAGTCGGTCGGTGTCGCCGCGCCGCGCATGGCGCGCGAATTCGGGCTGAGCGTGTCGCAGATGGGTATCGCGTTCAGCGCGGGCACCTTCGGGCTGCTGCCGGGCGCGATGCTCGGCGGGCGGCTCGCCGACCGGATCGGCCGCAAGCGCGTGCTGATCGCATCGGTCGTGCTGTTCGGGCTGCTGTCGATCGCGACCGCGCAGGTCTCGACGTTCGCGATGCTCGTCGTCGTGCGCGTGCTGACCGGCATCGGCCTCGGCGGCGCGATGCCGAACCTGATCGCGCTGTCGTCCGAAGCGGTCGAGCCGCGCTCGCGCAGCAGCGCGGTGGCGACGATGTACTGCGGTATCCCGTTCGGCGGCGTGATCGCGTCGCTGATCGGCGTGCTGCTGGCCGGCGACACCGAATGGCGACACATCTTCTACGTCGGCGGCGTGGGGCCGCTGCTGCTCGTGCCGCTGCTCGTGTGGTTCCTGCCGGAATCGCGTGCATATCTCGACGTCGCCGGCACGCAGGCCGCGCGCACGAGCGTGGCACGCACGCTGTTCGGCGACGGCCGCACGACGTCCACGGTCGCGCTGTGGGTCAGCTACTTCTGCACGCTGATCGTCCTCTACTTCCTGCTGAACTGGCTGCCGTCGCTGATGGCCTCGCGCGGGCTCGATCGCGCACACGTCGGCCTCGTGCAGATCGCGTTCAACGTCGGCGCGGGGCTCGGCGCGCTCGGCATCGGCGCGGCGCTCGACCGGATGCGCGCATCGCGCGTGGTCGGCGGCATGTATATCGGGATCGTGCTGTCGCTCGCCGCGCTCGCGGCCGCGCCCGGTTTCGCGTCGCTCGCGGCGGCTGCGTTCGCGGCGGGGATGTTCGTGGTCGGCGGGCAGTCGGTGCTGTACGCGCTCGCGGCGATCTACTACCCGACCGCGATGCGTGGCACGGGCGTCGGCGCGGCGGTGGCGGTCGGCCGGCTCGGTTCCGTCGTCGGGCCGCTCGCGGCCGCGACGCTGCTGGCCGCGGGCCGCAGCGCGCCGGTCGTGATCGGCGCGAGCATCCCCGTCACGCTCGTCGCGGCCTTCGCTGCATTCGTGCTGATTCGCCGCCCGCAAGCCGGCGACTGA
- a CDS encoding feruloyl-CoA synthase — protein MSEATMNVAKPPGEAAHDTGGVRYRAAAVAVGAAEIRRAENGAWYLRSREPLGDYPTRLTDCLVNGAQAHPDRVLAARRGADGRWVEITYAQMLERARAIGQGLVDLGLSVERPLAVLSGNDLEHLQLMFAAMLAGVPYSPISPAYSLVSTDYGKLRHTLGVLKPGAVFVAERAPFARALDVTLPADAALIVARDDDADANGRVGAVPLSQLLATVPRTIDALHEAVGPDHLAKILFTSGSTKQPKAVPTTHRMLCSNQQMLRQTMPELTREPPVLVDWLPWNHTFGGSHNLGIALYNGGSLYIDDGRPVPGRFDETVRNLREIAPTIYFNVPKGWEELTVALERDAELRATFFSRVKLYFFGGAGLSQAAWDRLDRVTEAHCGERIRIMAGLGMTEASPSCLFTTGPLMRAGYIGLPAPGCDAKLVPCGGKHELRFKGPNVMRGYWHADVDPRDVFDDEGYYRSGDAGVFADPQRPELGLLFDGRLTEDFKLSSGTFVSVGPLRANAVSSGAPYVQDVVVTGINRDDIGLLVFPRVDACRSLAGLAADASVTDVLRAPAVRAVFEQWLVELNRHASGGSTFVARIRLIDTPPSLDLGEVTDKGSLNQAAVQQHRAATIDALYDPARRDPDVIYA, from the coding sequence ATGAGCGAGGCGACGATGAATGTAGCGAAGCCTCCGGGCGAGGCCGCACACGACACGGGCGGCGTGCGCTATCGCGCAGCGGCCGTCGCCGTTGGCGCGGCCGAGATTCGTCGCGCGGAAAACGGCGCGTGGTACCTGCGTTCGCGCGAACCGCTCGGCGACTACCCGACGCGCCTGACCGATTGCCTCGTGAACGGCGCGCAAGCACACCCCGACCGCGTGCTGGCCGCGAGGCGCGGCGCCGACGGCCGCTGGGTCGAGATCACCTACGCACAGATGCTTGAACGTGCGCGTGCAATCGGCCAGGGCCTCGTCGATCTCGGGCTGTCGGTCGAGCGTCCGCTCGCGGTGCTGTCCGGCAACGATCTCGAGCATCTGCAGTTGATGTTCGCGGCGATGCTGGCCGGCGTGCCGTACTCGCCGATCTCGCCCGCGTATTCGCTGGTGTCGACCGACTACGGCAAGCTGCGTCACACGCTCGGCGTGCTGAAGCCGGGTGCGGTGTTCGTCGCCGAACGTGCGCCGTTCGCACGTGCGCTCGACGTCACGTTGCCGGCCGATGCGGCGCTGATCGTCGCACGCGACGACGATGCCGATGCGAACGGGAGGGTCGGCGCGGTGCCGCTGTCGCAGCTTCTTGCGACCGTCCCGCGCACGATCGACGCACTCCACGAAGCGGTCGGCCCCGATCATCTCGCGAAGATCCTGTTCACGTCCGGCTCGACGAAGCAGCCGAAGGCCGTGCCGACCACGCACCGGATGCTGTGCAGCAACCAGCAGATGCTGCGCCAGACGATGCCCGAACTGACGCGCGAACCGCCGGTGCTGGTCGACTGGCTGCCGTGGAATCACACGTTCGGCGGCAGTCACAACCTCGGCATCGCGCTGTACAACGGCGGCTCGCTGTACATCGACGACGGCCGCCCGGTGCCGGGCCGCTTCGACGAAACCGTGCGCAACCTGCGCGAGATCGCGCCGACGATCTACTTCAACGTGCCGAAGGGCTGGGAAGAGCTGACCGTCGCGCTCGAACGCGATGCCGAGTTGCGCGCGACGTTCTTCTCGCGCGTGAAGCTGTATTTCTTCGGCGGCGCGGGCCTGTCGCAGGCCGCATGGGACCGGCTCGACCGCGTGACCGAAGCGCATTGCGGCGAGCGGATCCGGATCATGGCGGGCCTCGGGATGACGGAGGCGTCGCCGTCGTGCCTGTTCACGACGGGGCCGCTGATGCGCGCCGGCTATATCGGGCTGCCCGCGCCCGGCTGCGACGCGAAGCTCGTGCCGTGCGGCGGCAAGCACGAACTGCGCTTCAAGGGGCCGAACGTGATGCGCGGCTACTGGCATGCGGACGTCGATCCGCGTGACGTATTCGACGACGAAGGCTATTACCGCAGCGGCGATGCGGGGGTCTTTGCCGATCCGCAGCGGCCGGAGCTCGGGCTGCTGTTCGACGGGCGGCTGACCGAGGATTTCAAGCTGAGCAGCGGCACCTTCGTCAGCGTCGGGCCGCTGCGCGCGAACGCGGTGTCGAGCGGTGCGCCGTACGTGCAGGACGTGGTCGTCACCGGGATCAATCGCGACGACATCGGGCTGCTGGTGTTTCCGCGCGTCGACGCGTGCCGTTCGTTGGCGGGACTCGCCGCCGATGCGTCCGTGACCGACGTGCTGCGCGCGCCGGCCGTGCGTGCGGTGTTCGAGCAATGGCTCGTCGAGCTGAACCGGCATGCGAGCGGCGGTTCGACGTTCGTCGCGCGCATCCGGCTGATCGACACGCCGCCGTCGCTCGACCTCGGTGAAGTGACCGACAAGGGTTCGCTGAACCAGGCGGCCGTGCAGCAGCACCGCGCGGCGACGATCGACGCGCTGTACGACCCGGCGCGACGCGATCCCGACGTGATTTACGCGTAA